A DNA window from Microcystis aeruginosa NIES-843 contains the following coding sequences:
- a CDS encoding ParA family protein, which yields MTSQLKPNSPKILAVVNGKGGVGKTTTAVNLAAIWGQNQRVLLVDADPQGSSTWWVERNQAGMVFDLAKQINTEKLGELRQIIEYDLIVIDTPPALRSELLTAVIAESDYLILPTPPAPMDLMALIDTVRTAVKPLGIAYRVLLTKVDSRSLKETLEAQNTLLELGIPACHAFVRNYKAHEKAVLDGVAITNWRGKNAQEASADYRRVAEELERDW from the coding sequence ATGACCTCGCAATTAAAGCCTAATAGCCCAAAAATCCTCGCTGTTGTCAATGGTAAAGGTGGTGTGGGTAAAACCACCACTGCGGTCAATTTAGCGGCAATTTGGGGGCAGAATCAGCGTGTTTTGCTGGTGGATGCGGATCCGCAGGGTTCCTCCACTTGGTGGGTAGAAAGAAATCAAGCGGGTATGGTATTTGATTTAGCCAAGCAAATTAATACAGAGAAATTAGGAGAATTGCGTCAAATTATCGAGTACGATCTGATCGTGATTGACACACCACCAGCTTTGCGTTCCGAATTACTTACGGCAGTAATAGCAGAATCGGATTATTTAATTTTACCGACTCCTCCCGCACCGATGGATTTAATGGCTTTAATTGACACGGTACGCACAGCAGTTAAACCCCTAGGAATTGCCTATCGGGTTTTATTAACAAAAGTGGATTCTCGTAGTCTTAAGGAAACTTTAGAAGCACAAAATACTCTATTAGAATTAGGTATTCCCGCCTGTCATGCTTTTGTCAGAAATTATAAGGCCCACGAAAAAGCCGTTTTAGACGGGGTAGCTATTACCAATTGGCGCGGTAAAAATGCCCAAGAAGCCAGCGCTGATTATCGTCGTGTAGCCGAAGAATTAGAACGGGATTGGTAG